attcagagtccagagtgctaaccattacaccatggaaccgcgTCATGAGTTTTGTGCATAGACAACTATTCCAATATTCAATAGTTCGATATTTAATAGATCAAATAAATAGGTTTCTGTGTTAATAAGGCTTTAATCAATCACATCGCATTACAAACGACCAGCGTGTAAAATCATACAGGTTAACAAAACAAATTTGTATTGTACTTGTTCCGGTTCTCCAGTACGGATGATGGCGATAATGCGCTGTTCACGATAGGCAAACCCACAACGCAAAGAAACAGTTAAGGGTTTATGATTTTCTTCTCAAATATTTAAAAGATACAGAATTGATTAcaagaatttagttttttttttttactatataataTCTTCGTTCATCGAGGCCTCACACTCCATCCCAGTAGGTGGCGGGAATGGACCTTAAagtggtttgccaaccgccattaaACACAAACGAAGAAGAAGAAACGCAACCCACAGCACACTTACAGCACATTGTATTTCCAAGAGGTAAAACAGGTGAGAAGTGTTTTGTTGTGGAGTTCTGTTTTCATTTACACACAACAATGTGCATACTTTTGCTTTGAGTTTTGCTTCAGTGTTTACCATTTATAGGGAGATCTTAGATGTTCTTCAAAGCTTTGTTTATATGCGTGCACCATTGAACGATTGCTAGTAACGTTAACCGTAAAGTTTTAATGTTATCTGGTggaaatatgtaaatgttttaatgcttATTGAATGTAATTCCCAGACGACATTTGGATCCAGCTGCAAACTGTATTGCTGAATACGTTGTGGACTTTTATTTGATCCCACATCtatattaaaaattacaaatgccTCATCGATGTGTTGCTTATGGCTGTGGGAAGTTCAGAGGGCAAAATGTCACAATGTTCAGATTTCCCAAAGACCCCGAGGAGTTCCGCAAATGGGAGAAGCAGGTCAAGAAGACCCGAAAGAAATGGGTCGCCAAGACGTACTCCCATCTGTGCTCGGAGCACTTCAGCAAGGACTGCTTTGACCCGAAATCTTACGCCGCTGCAAAGACGATGGGATTCAAAGGTCTGAAACTAAAGGATGGAGCTGTCCCCACGATTTTCATCCGACCACCGTGCAGTAACTGCGGAGGAAGCGGTGTCTCCTGTCCCTTTTGTCCGAAGAAGAGACGCAGAGCGAGTACTGAACCTCAGCAGCTCCCATCAGTGAGTGTCCCTGTCCCATCATGACTCCTACTACTTCAGAGCAGactctttggaaaaaaaaaaaaaaatatatatatatatatatatatatatatatatatttttttttttgaaacttaCTAAAGTTTGATGCCAGTAAGATTTTCTAAAGAaagaatttaatacttttataaaaaaatgacagtgactgtacagacatttataatctAGGCCTAtgtaaattagtgctgtcaaacgattaatcgcatccaattaagtttttgttcacatactGTGTAGAaccatatgtaatatataatacacacacacatgcttttccatatgtatttaagaaaaatatgttgtttatatattaaataaatatttatataaattacatgaatataaatatataaacatgtaaaaacataaacattttcaaaatatattctgtatgtgtttgtatttatataatgtatttctgAAAGACAGTGTAACACtaaaagactgaagtaatggctgctgaaaattcagcttcaccaaaacaggaataaatcagatttaaagagagataatatatatataaaaactgctTAAGaccattacttttaaattataatatttcactgtatttttaatcaaacaaatgcaacCTTGACAAgcaaaaaatacttgaaaaatatattattccaAGCTTTTGACTggtgatgtgtttgtgtttatatatcagtattttattactagttttgattaattaataaataactttGCTTTTCCCAAAAAGGATGAACAGGAATGGACATTTATGAATGATGGAGAAGGAGGAATATTTGACGGAGAACACCACAATCGGCAGAAATCCAGCGATGATGATGTTAATAATTCTGTGACACTTTCATCCTGTGCAGAAAGTGATGGAATAAGTAAATTCAGCAACACTTATATTAATAAACATGCACATGTGCATGCCACGGACAAGTATATGTAACCTCAACTCTATTTTATGTCTCCGCAGTTACATGTGAAATGTGTGGAACCAAAGGCACCACGGAAACCTTCTTCTCCCGGTCCAAGCGCTTCTGTAGTGTGTCATGCTCACGTTCATACTCATCCAACTCAAAGAAATCCTCAGTTCTTGCAAGGCTGCAGGTGGGAATGTCTGGCAAAGTATTTATACCCACATTTATTCGAACGGTGATTCCATTTTTGTGTGTCTTTTACTCAGGGAAGGCCACCCACTAGGAAGTCATCACAAAAACTGTCTCTGAAATCACAGACTGAGGCTTCACACTCAAAAGAGAATGAGCAGCCTCAGGAGAGCAGAGCATTTGGACAAGATGGTAAGAAAACCCACAGATTAGTTTTAATTTTCACTACAGTGTGCTATACAAATATCTAAACGTTGATATGGTGCTGTCTATGTCCAAGCTACTTTGGCTGGGTTCGACTGGGGTAATTACCTTGAGAAAAACGGCCTCCTCGCTTCCCCAGTATCCTGCTTCAGACATGTGAGTGTTTTCTATCCACTGTGGTTCTTGAAAAAATGCTCCTGTGAAAAATAAATGCGGTGAATGTTATAACAATGTCCTCTTTGTTACTGTTGCTATTGAATTATGATGGTCAAATCTGTAACTCCCCATATGGCAGGTACCACTCTGCGCTCAATGGGACGACATCTATGTGGGGTTAAAAGTGGAGGTTCTCAACACTCACACAGCCTTGCCAAGTAAGGTGTACTGGATTGCCACTGTTGTGCAGCTGGCAGGTATATAACtccatattattaatattaattatgctattattcagatgtttggggttggtaagatttttttttgtgtatgtgttttgaaAAATCTCTTATccttaccaagactgcatttacctgataaatgaaaaaatacagtaaaaacagtaacattatgaaatattattgcaatttaaaattacagttttttttttattttattataccatatttttctgactataagtcgcacctaagtataagtcgcatcagtgcaaaaatacgtcatgaccaggaaaaaaacatatataaatcgcattggactataagtcgcatttatttagaaccaagaaccaagaggaaatattaccgtctacagccgtgagagggcgctctatgatttcagtgtagactacaggagctctgagcagcatagagcgccctcttgcggctgtagacggtaatgttttaacttgattaatttatcttggttcatgtcaaattaattttgataagtcgcacctgactataagttgcaggaccagccaaactatgaaaaaaaagtgcgacttatagtccggaaaatacaatattttaaagtgtaatttattcctgtgaaggcaaaTCTGAATTTCCAGAAATCACTACTTTAGTCTTGCTCATTTGGTGCACAAGAAAAATTTCGTGTATACAATTGTGCCCCttattatttgttgtggaaaCCAGATTTTGTCTGGAGTCTTTTAAgagtagaaagtaaaaaaaattaagaaccaATACTaattaatcaaacaaacaaacaagcctggttgcacacaaaaacaaaaagttgtcTGACAGTGGTTACACTGACTAAATGTTTATATGACAACATGTTTTACATGTAAAACGTAATTTTTTAGCGTGCAGTTAAATGTAATTATGGGCACCATTACACGATATTGTGTGCTTATTAGATCTGTTGTGTTTCTCTCAGGCTATATGGCTCTTCTGCGTTATGAGGGTTTTGAGGATGATGACAGCCATGACCTGTGGTGTAATTTAGGCACGGCTGATGTTCATCCTATAGGCTGGTGTGCAGTGAACAGCAAGCTTCTGGTGCCCCCTCAAGGTGAGTGTTTATACCAAAAGTTCACCGGGTATACGttcaataaaaatgctaaatcttgattatttgttttttccTATAGAGGTCCACCAGCATATTAAAGACTGGAAGTCCTACCTTATGGAGAGACTGGTTGGAGCGCACACTCTTCCTGTTGACTTTCATGTCAAGGTGACAGCACTGGCAAATTACCATTCCATTGATACCGTCGGTTTTTCTTTCATTCATGCAGAACTGTCTGCGTTTCAGATGGCAGACAGTTTGAGGTGTCCGTTCAGGCAGGGGGTTCGAGTGGAGGTGGTCGATCGCTCGCAGGTGAGCCGTACTCGTTTGGCAGTGGTGGATACTGTCATAGGAGGCCGACTCAGACTGCTGTATGAGGACGGGGGACTGGGACCCTCGGGTGAAGTGCTCTCAGATTTCTGGTGTCACATGCAGAGTCCTCTGTTACACCCTGTCGGCTGGTCTGAAAGAGTGGGCCACTCAATCAAACAAACCGGTGAGAAGAAACATAGTACAAACATACTGATCCCCCACACATGACACACATTTGGATTTTCATGATATTATTCATAATTGTCCAATAAAGACTTGGTTTATAAGAATAATTTGTTCCCATGACATTTGTTGGCTTGTTTTAGTGAAATGAAACTATAGTGTAACTCAAACGATGGAGTGAATTTGTCACCATCATCATTTTTGTaatgtgcagggctccgtagaaaaaaaggaaatttgtATTCTTTACTTTTGTAAAGATTATTaggttacagtgtaattatacttttacgtaatattaattaactacatgtacttactatatgctaagggttaggattagggtttgccttagtgttacttgcatgtaattatgtataacttattattataataggaAGAACaggtaacaaggacaccttaaaaataaagtgttaatgattattattttcaaaaatgacaaaattacctttttttcctACTTGTTGTTTGTCTTATGCTATTTGTAGAAAATAACATGCCTATTTCTCACACAGATACAAGTGTCAACATGAGTAGCCATCCAGCATTTCGCAAAGTCCTTCAAAACAGTGTGCAAGATCAGTTCAAGAAGGTCCGTGCATATACCATTTCACTAAAATGTGAAACTAAAATAGTCACGATTTCTTTTTGTTAGTTAAAAAATCTTATGGCATTTAATCATTTGCGATGTATAATTCCTTACCCTATGCAAACAGTTGAGGACCGTTTACATGGGAGATACGTTTTTTGAGGAAGGCATGAAACTTGAAGCAATTGATCCTCTGAACCTTGGGAACATCTGCGTTGCATCAGTCCGTAAGGTACAATTCAGCCGGTATTTATCACTTGAAGTGAATAATTTCATATATTTGCATTGACCTGGCTTATCTTCTCACTCAGGTGTTGCTGGATGGATACATCATGGTAGGCATCGACGGTGTCGAGATCGGTGATGGCTCTGACTGGTTTTGTTATCATGCCAGCTCACATGCCATTTTACCAGTTGGATACTGCAAGAGCAACAACATACCTCTTACCCCACCTCCTGGTAAGGTCTTCAACttctaaaaatctatatttaggTACAAGAAATAGttgaaaaattattgaaattGCCTCCTTTCTCATCAGGTTATGATCGTGCCACATTCACATGGacagaatatttagaagaaaCAGGAACTGTAGCTGCTCCACGAAGACTTTTCAACACCGtaatctttttattttgattgctgagccatatacagtatgttaatgCATATGTGAGTTTATGTTTTAAGCACATCTTGTGGTCCCTCCCTCATACGTCTGTCCCAGGATGATGTAGGCCATGGCTTTACCTCTGGTATGAAGCTAGAGGCAGTGGACCTCATGGAGCCACGGTTGGTGTGTGTGGCCACTGTTAGGCGCTGCGTTGGCCGGCTTCTCCTCCTTCACTTTGATGGCTGGGAGCCTGAGTTTGATCAGTGGGTAGACTGTCAGACTCCTGAAATTTATCCTGTGGGCTGGTGTGAAATCACTGGCTACCAGCTGCAGCCACCCATTGGCCCAGGTAAAATCATTGCAGTTTTCAAAGTATTCATATATGCTgtcaaaagtgtgtttttttacatgttaTATTTTGCCCTCTTGTGTAGAACCACCTCAGGGTCAGGAACGCTTACACACAAGCAAAAAGGCAAAACCTTTTATGGGAAAAAGGAGTAAGTTTAATTCTTGGTCGATTGAAATATTTAAAGCACATGATGGTTACATTCATCACATTTCTCCTTACTGGTTTTATATCGTGTTGCCAGTCGCTCCCATTCATTCTCTTACGAttctttatttttcactttaGAGCGAAGATTTATGAAGAAAAACATGAGTAAATGCACATCTAAAACCCAGCCCACAGAGAATCCAGAGAAGAATCGATCACAAGAGGCATCAAACCCTTCTGTCACTCCACTTACCTTACAAATAAAGACTGAACCTGAGGAAGAAAGTATGTAGCAATCTCTTTGTtcgtaaatgtatgtaaaaaaatatatgtatatatttatttcttacatGATTTGCCTGTCTCTCTACAGTTATTGCCGTAAAAGTGAAGGTGGAGGAAATGGAAACCCCCTTATTATCCAGTGCACCAACCAAAGAAAGGGACAACCCAGAACCCTTCACAACCGTCAAACAGGAGGACTCCGTTTAACACTgctctgctaatatatatatatatatatatatatatatatatatatatatataggcaaaaGTGTGAACCAGATTGTCTTTTTTGTGGATTTTAGTATTAAAACTGGTAGTCTGTTTATTAACCATTATGTTTTTgtcctaaaataacactggtagtTATTTAACTCAACCAAGCTGTTAAGTGTAAGCTATAGGAACAGTTAAGTGATTAtattattcctttatttttataCAGTTCTCATTTTTCCACATGACCGAAATCTTGCAATATTCTATTAAAATGTCCTCATTTGTGTTAAGGCACtttctgattaattttttttgcaacagAATTAAGCCTTAACGATCTTCAAATTCTTGTTGATTTCAATGTATATTACaagtgtataattttttttactgaccaCTGAACTAACATAGTACATTTCTTTGACAGTCAAGAAGGTGATTTGAACACTAAACAGTCATATATAAAACAAGCACCcttaataataaaacagtttaaCAAATCGGTTTTGGGTTATATTGATCTACATCAGTTACAGTGATGTAAATACAGTGGAATCACACCAACTTCCTCTTCTTCGCTGTACGTTTCTGCATTGTAATATGTTTTGCACTTTTGTTTTTGGCTTTGACTATCTTGATGACTTTTGGAGGACTGATAAGAGCAGATTCGGTCTTTGTGGCCTTGGTTGGTTTTGGGTGCTGAATAAGAGGATGCTTTTCCCCTGGGCAGCTCTTAAAAACATGGACGTCTTTGACCCTTTGACCTCTGAGTTCTGGTGGGTGGCCACAAGTGGCTCTGACCTTCAGATTCACCTGCTCGATCCACCTAGTGGCAGAAAGAACAACACAAGGGTCAAAAAGCAATAATGGAGGTCAGTTCAAGCCACTATGATGAAAAGTCTGTAGGATCATAGCAAACTCCTTTCAACCAGAGCAGTAgtaactgttttgtgtttttaacagctAAAACTCGTCACAAGGAAAAAAATGTCTCAGTCTTTTAAGATACAAAGTGTTGTACAATGGATGTATACTTGCTGCATCCCCAATGATGCACTCTACACTTCTACACGATGTACTTATTCACTCAACCAAGCAgtgtattaaatataaagttattttgtgATTCAAGATCAGAGTCTGACAGCCACTCACCCTGTGTTATGTAATTTAAAGCTAGAACAGTTGAGTGCATGTAGTGTCCAACATTTCATGCTTCGGTTTTCTTAATTTAATGCATCAGGTATGCAAAGTACACTTTATTTTTCAATGTGAACCCACTACTGATtctatttatactacaaaacTGCAGAGAATAGTGCATTAATATGTGAATTAGGACGCAGCTGGTGTAACttgtaaaactaaaaataaatggaaCCTTACTCTAAAGTGTTGCCCACACTTTTGAATGGTGATGTTGATTTTAAGAATGAAACTCACTTGCGAAGAGGCAACAGTGGACAATCGCAGACCAGTGGATTCTCTGCCAAGTTTATAACCTCGAGTCCTGTAAGTGGACCCAAGTCTGGCAGCTCCTCAAGTTGGTTTCCTTCAAGCAACAGACTCCTCAGACCGGACCCCAGTCCTGCTAGTGAATCTTTAGAGACCTTCAAAAGGTAAGAGATAGAAGAGAG
Above is a window of Carassius gibelio isolate Cgi1373 ecotype wild population from Czech Republic chromosome B12, carGib1.2-hapl.c, whole genome shotgun sequence DNA encoding:
- the l3mbtl2 gene encoding lethal(3)malignant brain tumor-like protein 2, with translation MPHRCVAYGCGKFRGQNVTMFRFPKDPEEFRKWEKQVKKTRKKWVAKTYSHLCSEHFSKDCFDPKSYAAAKTMGFKGLKLKDGAVPTIFIRPPCSNCGGSGVSCPFCPKKRRRASTEPQQLPSDEQEWTFMNDGEGGIFDGEHHNRQKSSDDDVNNSVTLSSCAESDGIITCEMCGTKGTTETFFSRSKRFCSVSCSRSYSSNSKKSSVLARLQGRPPTRKSSQKLSLKSQTEASHSKENEQPQESRAFGQDATLAGFDWGNYLEKNGLLASPVSCFRHVPLCAQWDDIYVGLKVEVLNTHTALPSKVYWIATVVQLAGYMALLRYEGFEDDDSHDLWCNLGTADVHPIGWCAVNSKLLVPPQEVHQHIKDWKSYLMERLVGAHTLPVDFHVKMADSLRCPFRQGVRVEVVDRSQVSRTRLAVVDTVIGGRLRLLYEDGGLGPSGEVLSDFWCHMQSPLLHPVGWSERVGHSIKQTDTSVNMSSHPAFRKVLQNSVQDQFKKLRTVYMGDTFFEEGMKLEAIDPLNLGNICVASVRKVLLDGYIMVGIDGVEIGDGSDWFCYHASSHAILPVGYCKSNNIPLTPPPGYDRATFTWTEYLEETGTVAAPRRLFNTDDVGHGFTSGMKLEAVDLMEPRLVCVATVRRCVGRLLLLHFDGWEPEFDQWVDCQTPEIYPVGWCEITGYQLQPPIGPEPPQGQERLHTSKKAKPFMGKRKRRFMKKNMSKCTSKTQPTENPEKNRSQEASNPSVTPLTLQIKTEPEEEIIAVKVKVEEMETPLLSSAPTKERDNPEPFTTVKQEDSV